The Deltaproteobacteria bacterium genome window below encodes:
- a CDS encoding protein kinase — MPTSVAALAPCPHCGQTHAPTILRCPETDMLLPLEGRRLDGRFSLIRCIGRGGMASVWLARNERVDRHVAIKLIRPEVARDDELVARFRAEARAAGRIGHANICDILDSGRSPIGPYIVMEFLKGRSLGELVAGGERLPPAVAVPLVREALRGLQAAHRAGIVHRDLKPENLFLHCPPGAEPIVKLMDFGVAKFTDGTGETQTQHGALLGTPEYMAPEQFRGAAFAEPRTDLWAMGAILYRVLGGRNAFGGPTVAATLLMVSSEEPRPLHTLAPDLPPGLGDIVARCLRKDPDQRFADVAALDEALAAFDPGTRDFEALRQRALAGEPEPPPKAATSGDALTRQWDPHAPDALATGAPAPKTTRMRWWGAAAIVGLGGVAAAIAWRSRADDVDGSAQAQPRAPTSTDAAPAPDTPANDGANAPVTTAETSPAVPEPPSTTALPEQEAAAPDASATADEAGDAAATTGTPEATTGTYESTTGAAAPTESDGDDDGPARATGTGEPPPVDPPGVLRAGRFVALAKPGPAGPHKAAKDYCEALAITEHLGIRRWELPNPAVATKFAALGRKGRYWTSALWHGKALVVTFPTGHRESIAATERRPKALCVARWP; from the coding sequence ATGCCCACCTCGGTCGCCGCGCTCGCGCCGTGCCCCCACTGCGGGCAGACCCACGCGCCGACGATCCTGCGCTGCCCCGAGACCGACATGCTCCTGCCGCTCGAGGGGCGCCGGCTCGACGGCCGCTTCTCGCTGATCCGCTGCATCGGCCGCGGCGGCATGGCCTCGGTGTGGCTGGCGCGCAACGAACGCGTCGATCGGCACGTCGCGATCAAGCTGATTCGCCCGGAGGTCGCACGCGACGACGAGCTGGTCGCACGGTTCCGCGCCGAGGCCCGCGCGGCCGGTCGCATCGGCCACGCCAACATCTGCGACATCCTCGACTCCGGGCGCTCGCCGATCGGGCCTTACATCGTGATGGAGTTCCTCAAGGGCCGCAGCCTCGGGGAGCTGGTCGCGGGCGGCGAACGATTGCCGCCCGCGGTCGCGGTGCCGCTGGTCCGCGAGGCGCTGCGCGGTCTGCAGGCCGCGCATCGGGCCGGCATCGTCCACCGCGATCTCAAGCCCGAGAACCTCTTCCTGCACTGCCCGCCCGGCGCGGAGCCCATCGTCAAGCTGATGGACTTCGGGGTCGCGAAGTTCACCGACGGCACCGGCGAGACCCAGACCCAGCACGGCGCACTGCTCGGGACCCCCGAATACATGGCACCCGAGCAATTCCGCGGGGCCGCATTCGCCGAGCCGCGCACCGACCTCTGGGCGATGGGCGCGATTCTCTATCGCGTGTTGGGTGGTCGCAATGCATTCGGCGGTCCGACAGTCGCGGCGACGTTGTTGATGGTCTCGAGCGAAGAACCGCGACCGCTGCACACGCTGGCGCCCGATCTTCCGCCCGGCCTCGGCGACATCGTCGCACGGTGTCTGCGCAAAGATCCCGACCAACGATTCGCCGATGTTGCCGCGCTCGACGAGGCGTTGGCCGCCTTCGACCCCGGCACCCGGGACTTCGAGGCGCTGCGGCAACGCGCGCTCGCGGGCGAGCCGGAGCCGCCGCCCAAGGCCGCCACCAGCGGCGACGCCCTCACGCGCCAGTGGGATCCGCACGCTCCCGACGCGCTCGCCACCGGCGCGCCCGCGCCCAAGACCACGCGCATGCGGTGGTGGGGTGCGGCGGCGATCGTCGGTCTCGGAGGGGTCGCGGCAGCAATTGCGTGGCGCTCGCGGGCCGACGACGTCGACGGCAGCGCGCAGGCGCAGCCACGTGCGCCGACGTCGACCGACGCCGCGCCGGCTCCCGACACGCCCGCGAACGACGGTGCGAACGCGCCGGTCACCACCGCCGAGACCTCGCCCGCGGTCCCCGAGCCGCCGTCGACCACGGCGCTGCCCGAGCAAGAAGCCGCCGCGCCCGACGCGTCCGCCACCGCCGACGAGGCCGGCGACGCCGCGGCGACCACCGGCACGCCCGAGGCGACCACCGGCACGTACGAGTCGACCACCGGCGCGGCCGCGCCGACCGAGAGCGATGGCGACGACGACGGCCCCGCCCGCGCCACCGGCACGGGCGAACCGCCGCCGGTCGATCCACCGGGCGTGCTGCGGGCGGGTCGTTTCGTGGCACTCGCGAAGCCCGGGCCCGCCGGCCCGCACAAGGCCGCGAAGGACTACTGCGAGGCGCTCGCGATCACCGAGCACCTCGGCATCCGTCGCTGGGAGCTGCCCAACCCCGCGGTCGCCACCAAGTTCGCCGCACTCGGTCGCAAGGGGCGCTACTGGACCTCCGCGCTGTGGCACGGCAAGGCCCTCGTGGTGACCTTCCCGACCGGACATCGCGAGTCGATTGCGGCCACCGAGCGCCGCCCCAAGGCGCTGTGCGTCGCCCGCTGGCCGTGA
- the tsaA gene encoding tRNA (N6-threonylcarbamoyladenosine(37)-N6)-methyltransferase TrmO, whose translation MSAIGRVRTPFVELFGIPRQAALTDITARIELDPARVVPEALRGLESVSHLWLLFVFDRVTPDEVHPTVRPPRLGGDRRMGVFATRSPFRPNPIGLSAVRLVAIEGLCLVIAGCDLADGTPILDIKPYVAAVDRLDGTEVGWLPRDDGPPLAVRFSPAAQAVLDGRDDPDALRRALVQLLQLDPRPSHRRGEHDGSRHYGLAYGEHDVQFFVDAQGACVVELRPARNGERR comes from the coding sequence ATGTCCGCGATCGGACGCGTGCGCACGCCGTTCGTCGAGCTGTTCGGCATCCCGCGCCAGGCCGCGCTGACCGACATCACCGCGCGCATCGAGCTCGACCCCGCCCGCGTGGTGCCCGAGGCGCTGCGCGGGCTGGAGTCGGTCAGTCACCTGTGGTTGTTGTTCGTCTTCGATCGCGTCACGCCAGACGAGGTGCACCCGACCGTGCGACCGCCCCGCCTCGGTGGCGATCGACGCATGGGTGTGTTCGCCACGCGTTCGCCGTTCCGCCCCAACCCCATCGGGCTGTCGGCGGTGCGACTCGTGGCGATCGAAGGCCTCTGCCTGGTGATCGCCGGCTGCGACCTCGCCGACGGCACGCCGATTCTCGACATCAAGCCCTACGTCGCCGCCGTCGATCGCCTCGACGGCACCGAGGTGGGGTGGCTGCCGCGCGACGACGGGCCGCCGCTGGCGGTTCGCTTCAGTCCGGCGGCGCAGGCGGTGCTCGACGGCCGCGACGACCCCGACGCGTTGCGTCGCGCGCTGGTCCAGCTGCTGCAGCTGGACCCGCGGCCGAGCCATCGTCGCGGCGAGCACGACGGCTCCCGCCACTACGGCCTCGCGTACGGCGAGCACGACGTGCAGTTCTTCGTCGACGCGCAGGGCGCCTGCGTGGTCGAGCTACGGCCGGCCAGAAACGGCGAACGCCGCTAG
- a CDS encoding outer membrane protein transport protein, whose product MGAFARLLATTAVLTTPALARAGGFEIPDTGARAAGRGGAMVAGVDDLTAMHYNPGALAKQRGTTFLYNQNLAFHRASFQRAPLDAAVWGVDRQFGTVRDRRRVFPLGLFAVVASDFGLENWTFAAGIYGPSAVGKHDYPAYGPQSFMLTRMDVLMAYYNVAAAWKLRDVFGIGVTVQYVDLIQMNYALVVDSTAVPNLHADPDANSTQLETELRMKDRTGATALVGLWYRPHRRVELGLSSRVVPVFLRPKGGVAVDKPTLVSRDIRVEMPLVLPATLRGGVRYIHEVERAGKVRRWFDLELDAVYENWSSVKAFQLKFDGAISGQELTDLRMPKNWRDTVSVRLGSDIYALPPYLTVRLGGLFETATQGANDSHLDFPAFARGGVGAGFSAGAKGIYATVGYLHIFQAKREISEAQAQVFQQRPLAPCPAECNGLSGVPANAGVFRSSYDMLNLGIEFRFQELLAGRTRRGKRRAHDTPASPPPSTTGDRSVAPAAAEPPAPAESSQQDRPEHDPTAPAAGDDAMSAPEPATVSEPAEPTPMPSSSAATALFSLRGVARAAGLLAAAPSAERR is encoded by the coding sequence GTGGGTGCGTTCGCACGCCTGCTCGCGACCACTGCCGTACTCACGACCCCGGCGCTCGCGCGCGCCGGCGGCTTCGAGATCCCGGACACCGGCGCGCGCGCGGCCGGACGCGGCGGTGCGATGGTCGCCGGCGTCGACGACCTCACGGCGATGCACTACAACCCCGGCGCGCTGGCGAAGCAGCGCGGCACCACGTTCCTGTACAACCAGAACCTCGCGTTCCACCGTGCCAGCTTCCAGCGCGCGCCGCTCGACGCCGCGGTGTGGGGCGTCGATCGACAGTTCGGCACCGTCCGCGATCGCCGACGGGTGTTCCCGCTGGGACTCTTCGCGGTGGTCGCCTCGGACTTCGGGCTCGAGAATTGGACCTTCGCCGCCGGCATCTACGGACCCTCCGCGGTCGGCAAGCACGACTATCCCGCGTATGGGCCGCAGTCGTTCATGCTCACGCGCATGGACGTGCTGATGGCCTACTACAACGTCGCAGCGGCGTGGAAGCTGCGCGACGTGTTCGGCATCGGCGTGACCGTGCAGTACGTCGATCTCATCCAGATGAACTATGCACTGGTGGTCGATTCGACCGCGGTGCCGAATCTGCACGCCGACCCCGACGCCAACAGCACACAGCTCGAGACCGAGCTGCGCATGAAAGATCGCACCGGCGCGACCGCGCTCGTGGGTCTGTGGTATCGGCCGCACCGCCGCGTCGAGCTGGGGCTGTCGAGCCGCGTGGTGCCGGTGTTCCTGCGTCCCAAGGGCGGGGTCGCGGTCGACAAGCCAACGCTCGTCAGTCGCGACATCCGGGTCGAGATGCCGCTGGTGCTGCCGGCGACGCTGCGCGGCGGGGTGCGCTACATCCACGAGGTCGAACGCGCCGGCAAGGTGCGGCGATGGTTCGACCTCGAGCTCGACGCGGTCTACGAGAACTGGAGCTCGGTCAAGGCGTTCCAGCTGAAGTTCGATGGTGCGATCAGCGGACAGGAGCTCACCGATCTACGCATGCCGAAGAACTGGCGCGATACCGTTTCGGTGCGGCTGGGCAGCGACATCTACGCGCTACCGCCGTATCTGACGGTGCGCCTGGGTGGCCTCTTCGAGACCGCGACGCAGGGCGCGAACGACTCGCACCTCGACTTCCCCGCGTTCGCGCGCGGCGGCGTCGGTGCCGGGTTCTCGGCCGGCGCAAAGGGGATCTACGCGACCGTCGGCTATCTGCACATCTTCCAGGCCAAGCGCGAGATCTCCGAGGCACAGGCACAGGTGTTCCAGCAGCGCCCGCTCGCGCCCTGCCCCGCGGAATGCAATGGACTCTCCGGGGTGCCGGCGAACGCCGGCGTCTTCCGCTCCAGCTACGACATGCTGAACCTGGGGATCGAGTTTCGTTTCCAGGAGCTCCTCGCGGGGCGCACCCGCCGGGGCAAGCGGCGCGCGCACGACACCCCCGCGTCGCCGCCCCCATCGACCACTGGAGATCGCTCCGTCGCACCCGCCGCGGCCGAGCCCCCCGCGCCCGCGGAATCATCGCAGCAGGACCGGCCCGAGCACGACCCCACCGCGCCGGCGGCCGGTGACGACGCAATGTCGGCGCCCGAGCCGGCGACGGTCTCCGAGCCCGCAGAACCCACGCCAATGCCCTCCAGCTCTGCGGCGACGGCATTGTTTTCGTTGCGAGGGGTCGCCCGTGCCGCTGGGTTGCTGGCCGCCGCCCCCAGTGCCGAACGACGGTGA
- a CDS encoding PPC domain-containing protein yields the protein MTRTFLFASLALSLSACDPSDEDGLLELGEGDYQKGGGSGKADASVQAVVLDFEFDGSLLANSAFGASDTIESQLLYTIGHFNGDNSVGRLDKLELSDIRTEAAGDLVRIHYHAKLPVAWGRKNAVPSSYTLTLPSDATFDGLERFTDSYSHSCVDFGAHEVESGNMWYYYRPGRSGCNLAESDVVRVRADVSVSDTNTSGKYPEYDKVWEDDVLRVVAVFGKYEDGATSNTDAGISAFNEFNRAIKTELAAHAPVSVPANVGSNPGVASPDVTWSATLEDGRRVEVVSLLVDNVRQGGPAFDARYGALSSSADFMVYNGHAGLGANIRALARKGHWVRGQYALVFMNGCDTYAYVDSALADAHALVNPDDPDGTKHLDIMTNAMPSFFAEMTNGTMAIFRGLMRYDDPQTFEQIMAGIDSDEVVLVSGEHDNVFVPGGDDDDGDVVDGWAGLDERGTLARNQEQRFATPQLAAGRYVFELSGTGDADLYVRTGSEPTQQSFECRPFKSGSNESCAVELAAPAVIHVMVRGFSASSQFELSAGRE from the coding sequence ATGACCCGCACGTTCCTCTTCGCGTCCCTGGCCCTGTCGCTGTCCGCCTGCGACCCCTCCGATGAGGACGGCCTGCTCGAGCTCGGCGAGGGTGACTACCAAAAGGGTGGCGGCTCGGGGAAGGCCGACGCCAGCGTGCAGGCGGTGGTGCTCGACTTCGAGTTCGACGGCTCGTTGCTCGCGAACTCGGCGTTCGGCGCCAGCGATACGATCGAGAGCCAGCTGCTCTACACCATCGGTCACTTCAACGGCGACAACTCGGTCGGACGCCTCGACAAGCTCGAGCTCAGCGACATCCGCACCGAGGCCGCCGGCGACCTGGTGCGCATCCACTACCACGCCAAGCTGCCGGTCGCATGGGGGCGCAAGAACGCGGTGCCGAGCAGCTACACGCTGACGCTGCCGAGCGACGCGACCTTCGATGGGTTGGAGCGCTTCACCGACAGCTACTCGCACAGCTGTGTGGACTTCGGTGCCCACGAGGTCGAGTCCGGCAACATGTGGTACTACTATCGTCCCGGTCGCAGCGGCTGCAACCTGGCCGAGAGCGACGTCGTGCGCGTGCGCGCCGATGTCAGCGTCTCCGACACCAACACCAGCGGCAAGTACCCCGAGTACGACAAGGTCTGGGAAGACGACGTGCTGCGGGTCGTCGCAGTGTTCGGCAAGTACGAGGACGGCGCGACCAGCAACACCGACGCCGGCATCTCGGCGTTCAACGAGTTCAACCGCGCCATCAAGACCGAGCTGGCCGCGCACGCGCCGGTGTCGGTGCCCGCCAACGTCGGCAGCAACCCCGGTGTCGCGTCCCCCGACGTCACCTGGAGCGCGACCCTCGAGGACGGCCGTCGGGTCGAGGTGGTGTCGCTGTTGGTCGACAACGTGCGGCAGGGCGGACCGGCCTTCGATGCCCGCTACGGCGCGCTGTCGAGCTCGGCCGACTTCATGGTCTACAACGGTCACGCTGGTCTCGGCGCCAACATCCGCGCGCTCGCCCGCAAGGGCCACTGGGTGCGCGGGCAGTACGCGCTGGTGTTCATGAACGGCTGCGATACCTACGCCTACGTCGACTCGGCGCTGGCCGACGCCCACGCCCTGGTCAACCCCGACGACCCGGACGGCACCAAGCACCTCGACATCATGACCAACGCGATGCCGTCGTTCTTCGCCGAGATGACCAACGGCACCATGGCCATCTTCCGCGGCCTGATGCGCTACGACGACCCGCAGACCTTCGAGCAGATCATGGCTGGCATCGACTCCGACGAGGTCGTGCTGGTGTCGGGCGAGCACGACAACGTGTTCGTGCCCGGTGGCGACGACGACGACGGTGATGTCGTCGACGGCTGGGCGGGGCTCGATGAGCGCGGTACGCTCGCGCGCAACCAGGAGCAGCGCTTCGCGACGCCGCAGCTGGCCGCCGGCCGCTACGTGTTCGAGCTGAGCGGCACCGGCGACGCCGACCTCTACGTCCGCACCGGCAGCGAGCCGACCCAGCAGAGCTTCGAGTGCCGCCCGTTCAAGTCGGGCAGCAACGAATCGTGCGCGGTGGAGCTCGCGGCACCGGCGGTCATCCACGTGATGGTGCGGGGCTTCTCGGCCAGCTCGCAGTTCGAGCTGTCCGCCGGCCGCGAGTAG
- a CDS encoding TerB family tellurite resistance protein produces the protein MALDPIKQWTLVCSGLVAHADGVLDGSECERLMNVLEGSDDLDGEEYGAWMAAISDATRLEELLAVLQPPPAESHRELLEGAWVMAVVDGQRTPEESAMLERLAATMGVEPLQLEYWREAWSSAEQEFARGVACVLAWVMGNGAPAPSNVRAAVADALWATPCEQALRDELVGRAMAPCTRDEAAAAVAGMSRARRIAALQRSVVAISRLPRSDEHRRRLVDLAWAASVPAEHVDRWFH, from the coding sequence GTGGCGCTCGACCCCATCAAACAGTGGACGCTGGTGTGCAGCGGGCTGGTCGCGCACGCCGACGGCGTGCTCGACGGCAGCGAGTGCGAGCGGCTGATGAACGTGCTCGAGGGCAGCGACGATCTCGACGGCGAAGAGTACGGCGCGTGGATGGCCGCGATCAGCGACGCGACGCGTCTGGAGGAGTTGCTCGCGGTGCTGCAACCGCCGCCGGCCGAGTCGCATCGCGAGCTGCTCGAGGGCGCGTGGGTGATGGCGGTCGTCGACGGCCAACGCACGCCGGAGGAATCCGCGATGCTCGAGCGGCTGGCCGCAACGATGGGTGTCGAGCCGTTGCAGCTCGAGTACTGGCGCGAGGCGTGGAGCTCGGCCGAGCAGGAGTTCGCGCGTGGGGTCGCGTGCGTGTTGGCATGGGTGATGGGCAACGGCGCGCCGGCGCCGAGCAACGTGCGGGCTGCGGTCGCCGACGCGCTGTGGGCAACCCCCTGCGAGCAGGCGCTGCGCGACGAGCTCGTCGGTCGCGCCATGGCGCCGTGCACCCGCGACGAGGCGGCCGCCGCGGTGGCCGGCATGTCGCGCGCGCGCCGGATCGCCGCGCTGCAGCGATCGGTGGTGGCGATCTCCCGTCTGCCGCGCAGCGACGAACATCGTCGACGCCTCGTGGACCTGGCGTGGGCGGCGTCGGTACCGGCCGAGCACGTCGACCGTTGGTTCCACTGA
- a CDS encoding VWA domain-containing protein — MQRYSLLAVSLALACGHPAASDSNSASASIGSGDSSSGADATDTDASADAGEQDGSSSSTAASDSAESSSGGESSSGGPSCEQGEHQFVLEPKAPRVMLVLDKSRSMSNLWDHDADPSTAEISRWNSLYNVVETLTSEFADRIEFGAQLFPSADAWLDEPTNAFSCLVNPEPEVEVATGTGAAILASMPPAGDFSISGGTPTTAGLNSALAHLETLPTDAPRVILLITDGAANCDPSEAPADTLFVYDEHVPETVAAAWQDHSIPTYVVGINILDELGTKPAVNPYEALTTVADAGGVPSPGVDHFYNAFNELELADALDQVANKIECSVSLPDLPDFPDLVSVSVDGVAQSPVADCKSGDGWAYTNPAGPFDAVQLCGSACEALQGGGTVTVDYNCP; from the coding sequence ATGCAACGGTATTCGCTTCTCGCAGTCTCACTCGCCCTCGCCTGTGGCCACCCGGCCGCCTCCGATTCCAACTCGGCGTCCGCCTCGATCGGCTCGGGCGACAGCAGCTCGGGCGCCGACGCCACCGACACCGACGCCTCGGCCGACGCGGGCGAGCAGGATGGATCGAGCAGCAGCACCGCCGCGAGTGACTCGGCGGAGTCGTCGAGCGGGGGCGAGAGCTCGTCGGGCGGGCCGTCGTGCGAGCAGGGCGAGCACCAGTTCGTGCTCGAGCCCAAGGCCCCGCGGGTGATGCTCGTGCTCGACAAGTCGCGCAGCATGTCGAACCTCTGGGACCACGACGCGGATCCGTCGACGGCCGAGATCTCGCGCTGGAACAGCCTCTACAACGTCGTCGAGACCCTCACCAGCGAGTTCGCGGATCGCATCGAGTTCGGCGCGCAGCTGTTCCCATCGGCGGACGCGTGGCTCGACGAGCCCACCAACGCGTTCTCGTGTCTGGTCAACCCCGAGCCCGAGGTCGAGGTCGCCACCGGCACCGGCGCTGCAATCCTGGCCTCGATGCCGCCGGCCGGCGACTTCTCGATCTCCGGCGGCACGCCGACCACCGCGGGTCTGAACAGCGCGCTCGCCCACCTCGAGACGCTGCCCACCGACGCGCCGCGCGTCATCCTGCTCATCACCGACGGCGCGGCCAACTGCGATCCCAGCGAGGCGCCCGCCGACACCCTGTTCGTCTACGACGAGCACGTGCCCGAGACCGTGGCGGCCGCGTGGCAGGACCATTCGATCCCGACCTACGTGGTCGGCATCAACATCCTCGACGAGCTCGGCACCAAGCCGGCCGTGAACCCCTACGAGGCGCTCACCACGGTCGCCGATGCCGGTGGCGTGCCCTCGCCCGGCGTCGACCACTTCTATAATGCGTTCAACGAGCTCGAGCTGGCCGACGCGCTCGACCAAGTCGCCAACAAGATCGAGTGCAGCGTGAGCCTGCCCGACCTGCCCGACTTCCCCGACCTCGTGTCGGTGAGCGTCGACGGCGTGGCCCAGTCCCCGGTCGCCGACTGCAAGTCCGGCGACGGCTGGGCCTACACGAACCCGGCGGGGCCATTCGACGCGGTGCAGCTGTGTGGCAGCGCCTGCGAGGCGCTGCAGGGTGGCGGCACCGTCACGGTGGACTACAACTGCCCATGA
- a CDS encoding toxin-antitoxin system YwqK family antitoxin, protein MRHLGPCALLSLVLLPTLACDRLKGGDESAAKESGDAPAPAEPAAPSDAAPPIKADDKAAAPVEPAPTPAPVVAAPTLVCPDGGAAKGAAPPAGHEQWCERTVAGVTERHGRWTRWFDGTDRVWQEQEFRNGKRDGRATVWLEDGKKSEEGSYAADEKDGRWTTFAADGTRATEGDYRAGRKQGRWSEYWPSGKLRTQTEYRDDLEDGAWSSFDDAGRELAKGTFVAGKKHGEFLTFDTTGKELSRETWVDGVRQAAPAAETGFTCTAPLVRAGTPPPSGTEAWCQSADGKREGAYRKWHDAQGLHVALQGEYVVGKKQGTWEEFYASSAPKESVQWRDDKREGAFSAWWKNGQKRVEGEYWGNHRQGVWRWWYDDGQRKLEGEYKRGDKQGEWESFYADGEREYKEQYKDDKRDGKAEYWDEDGKPKAVGQWKDDLKQGAWRFFEGGRLSEDVIFKDDVPIGRPPRRPIKFRKPDTND, encoded by the coding sequence ATGCGTCACCTTGGACCCTGCGCATTGCTGTCGCTCGTGCTGCTGCCGACGCTCGCGTGCGATCGGTTGAAGGGCGGTGACGAATCCGCCGCAAAGGAATCCGGCGATGCGCCGGCGCCCGCCGAGCCGGCGGCGCCGAGCGACGCCGCGCCGCCAATCAAAGCCGACGACAAGGCGGCCGCGCCGGTCGAGCCCGCGCCGACCCCCGCGCCGGTCGTGGCCGCGCCCACGCTGGTGTGCCCCGACGGCGGGGCCGCCAAGGGCGCGGCGCCGCCCGCAGGTCACGAGCAGTGGTGCGAGCGCACCGTCGCCGGCGTCACCGAGCGGCATGGTCGATGGACGCGGTGGTTCGACGGTACCGATCGCGTGTGGCAGGAGCAGGAATTCCGCAACGGCAAGCGCGACGGCCGGGCCACGGTGTGGCTGGAGGACGGCAAGAAGTCCGAGGAGGGCAGCTATGCCGCCGACGAGAAGGACGGCCGCTGGACCACCTTCGCCGCCGACGGCACGCGCGCGACCGAGGGGGACTATCGCGCTGGCCGCAAGCAGGGCCGCTGGAGCGAGTACTGGCCGAGCGGCAAGCTGCGCACGCAGACCGAGTACCGCGACGACCTCGAGGACGGCGCGTGGTCGTCGTTCGACGACGCCGGCCGTGAACTCGCCAAGGGTACCTTCGTGGCCGGCAAGAAGCACGGCGAGTTCCTGACCTTCGACACCACCGGCAAGGAACTCTCGCGCGAGACGTGGGTCGACGGCGTGCGTCAGGCGGCGCCGGCCGCCGAGACCGGCTTCACCTGCACGGCTCCGCTCGTGCGCGCTGGTACGCCGCCGCCGTCGGGCACCGAGGCGTGGTGTCAGAGCGCCGACGGCAAGCGCGAGGGCGCCTATCGCAAGTGGCACGACGCGCAGGGCCTGCACGTGGCGCTGCAGGGCGAGTACGTGGTCGGCAAGAAGCAGGGCACCTGGGAGGAGTTCTACGCCAGCTCGGCGCCCAAGGAGAGCGTGCAGTGGCGCGACGACAAGCGCGAGGGTGCGTTCTCGGCGTGGTGGAAGAACGGGCAGAAGCGCGTCGAGGGCGAGTACTGGGGCAACCACCGTCAGGGCGTGTGGCGGTGGTGGTACGACGACGGGCAGCGCAAGCTCGAGGGTGAGTACAAGCGCGGCGACAAGCAGGGCGAGTGGGAGTCGTTCTATGCCGACGGCGAGCGCGAGTACAAAGAGCAGTACAAGGACGACAAGCGCGACGGCAAGGCGGAGTACTGGGACGAGGACGGCAAGCCCAAGGCGGTCGGGCAGTGGAAAGACGACCTCAAGCAGGGCGCGTGGCGCTTCTTCGAGGGCGGCCGCCTCAGCGAAGATGTCATCTTCAAGGACGACGTGCCGATCGGTCGGCCGCCGCGGCGGCCGATCAAGTTCCGCAAGCCCGACACCAACGACTGA
- a CDS encoding beta-lactamase family protein: protein MRQKLGPALVLAAAALACRPVPVGTQSEPPNTTTTTAPDAKDDSDARLVALDERIERERERLGIPGLALVIVRDGEVVHARGFGARERGDKRPVDADTLFAIGSTTKAFTAMLAMMAVESGALRLDASPRSCLPGFKLADAEHDAAVTVRDLLTHASGLPSADLAWATGALDAEQLVSLMAEIEPTAPVRTRFQYSNLGYVAAGLCAARALGDDYATALRSRILAPIGMGDATLRVAEVLARPNAAHGHHRDPGGEVREVPMRVLDGIAPAGGLNASAQMLGGWLQLLLGKGQRGGVRLLSAASFEELVRPQFSAGGGLDYGLGWLRTQWKGHAMLSHTGGIDGFSALVSFVPERGIGFALLTNVDHADIHGFVTHEVLGLLDPAPAPHARLALRTADLGSYGHLGGFRVEVLGDGDRMSLRVEGQPPYPLEHEHDRRFRLGSPAPAGFFASFREDETGARSLLLEQPFGNVELPFIDPSALAAALVAEPPAALRELLGSYVAPDDATQFEVIAREDRSCCRSRASRRTPSPPTATIAWGWWACRIPSG, encoded by the coding sequence ATGCGCCAGAAGCTCGGCCCCGCGCTCGTGCTCGCCGCGGCGGCGCTCGCCTGTCGTCCGGTTCCCGTCGGCACCCAGAGCGAGCCGCCGAACACGACCACGACGACCGCCCCCGACGCGAAGGACGACAGCGATGCGCGACTCGTCGCGCTCGACGAACGCATCGAGCGTGAGCGCGAGCGCCTGGGCATCCCCGGCCTCGCGCTGGTGATCGTCCGCGACGGCGAGGTCGTGCATGCGCGCGGCTTCGGTGCCCGCGAGCGCGGCGACAAACGACCCGTCGATGCCGACACGTTGTTCGCGATCGGCTCCACCACCAAGGCCTTCACCGCGATGCTCGCGATGATGGCGGTCGAGTCCGGCGCGCTACGCCTCGATGCGTCGCCGCGCAGCTGCCTGCCCGGCTTCAAGCTCGCCGATGCCGAGCACGACGCGGCGGTCACGGTCCGCGACTTGCTCACGCACGCCAGCGGACTCCCCAGCGCCGACTTGGCGTGGGCCACCGGCGCACTCGATGCCGAGCAGCTGGTGTCGCTGATGGCGGAGATCGAGCCGACCGCCCCGGTGCGGACTCGCTTCCAGTACTCGAACCTCGGCTACGTTGCCGCGGGCCTCTGCGCCGCGCGTGCGCTGGGCGACGACTATGCGACGGCGTTGCGCTCGCGCATCCTGGCGCCGATCGGCATGGGCGACGCGACCCTGCGGGTCGCCGAGGTGCTCGCGCGTCCCAACGCGGCCCACGGCCACCACCGCGATCCCGGCGGCGAGGTGCGCGAGGTGCCGATGCGGGTGCTCGACGGCATCGCGCCCGCAGGCGGGCTGAACGCCTCGGCGCAGATGCTCGGGGGCTGGCTGCAGCTGCTGCTGGGCAAGGGCCAGCGCGGCGGCGTGCGGCTGCTGTCCGCGGCCAGCTTCGAGGAGCTGGTGCGGCCGCAGTTCTCGGCCGGAGGCGGTCTCGACTACGGCCTCGGCTGGCTGCGGACGCAGTGGAAGGGCCACGCGATGCTCAGCCACACCGGCGGCATCGATGGCTTCTCGGCGCTGGTGTCGTTCGTCCCCGAGCGCGGCATCGGCTTCGCGTTGCTCACCAACGTCGACCACGCCGACATCCACGGCTTCGTCACCCACGAGGTGCTCGGCTTGCTCGACCCGGCCCCTGCGCCGCACGCTCGGCTCGCGCTACGCACCGCGGACCTCGGCAGCTACGGCCACCTCGGCGGATTCCGCGTCGAGGTGCTCGGCGACGGCGACCGCATGTCGCTGCGGGTCGAGGGCCAACCGCCGTACCCACTCGAGCACGAGCACGATCGCCGCTTCCGCCTGGGCTCGCCGGCGCCGGCCGGCTTCTTCGCCAGCTTTCGCGAGGACGAGACCGGCGCACGCTCGTTGCTGCTCGAGCAGCCGTTCGGCAACGTCGAGCTGCCGTTCATCGATCCCAGCGCGCTGGCGGCCGCGCTCGTGGCCGAGCCGCCGGCGGCCCTGCGCGAGCTGCTCGGGAGCTACGTCGCCCCCGATGACGCCACGCAATTCGAGGTCATCGCCCGCGAGGACAGATCGTGCTGTCGATCCCGGGCCAGCCGCCGCACCCCATCGCCGCCGACGGCGACGATCGCCTGGGGCTGGTGGGCCTGCCGAATACCTTCTGGCTGA